ATAGCTCAAAATAGACTTCATAGCTGTAGAAAAATAGGCAACTGAAAGCTTGTATCATTGCAGACTGGAATAGAGCTTTATCTTGAAATTAACCAGATCTATAACTCACTTTGCAATTTGACAATTGAGAAGCTTTAACATTCTCATCTTGGAGTAACACTATTATTTTATTGCAGGCAATCAACTTTGTCCATTGAAACTTACATTTACAGACATATGATCACACCAATGCAAGAGATTATCTACCCCACCTCCTATATGGGATAACTAATACCACCATTTTGGTATAAAATTTATACCAGTATTAGCTAATTATACCCACAAGCAAATATGGGATAATTACAATCCCAAATTTTATACCGGGATTAATATTCTTATCCCGGTAACCAAACGACCCTGGGTTGTTCCTCTTTCAGactttctttcttgttaaatttcatacTGGATCATTATATATTGAAAACTGAAAAGGAAGCTGCAAATTACAGCAACCATTTTAGAGTGTAATAATCAAGTTCAGTGGTTCCTCTTATAGGACACTAACCGGGCCACCACTTCAATTCTTATTTCTAGTAACAGGTCATTCATGATTCATATCCAAATATACAAATGGATCCTGCAAGTTTTCTTCAGGCCATAATAACAGAGCCCAACTCTTAAGAGATGGTGACATAGTCACAGATATATCAAGATATTTACATGTGTATTTTCAATTAGCTTAAAGCATCAAATTCTGCACTTCCCCTTGCTTCCAGATATTCAAGTCAAGAAACTAAGCTGAACATGCCCTTTTCTCACACTGCACTCACAATCATGTGATTTAATACGTCGTTTTCGCTACCACTAGACAAGATGTGGAGTTCATCTGCTCAGAAGCATGTTCAGATTTATTATATATCTGGAGATCTGGAGAATGTAAATTTAAGAATTTTATCATACAACCACACAAAGTAGGTCGGAGAGCTGTAAATAGTGATAGTAGTGCAAAATGTCACGCACATCCGTCTACTGAATTAGGAAACATGAGCATATAAAAGTATTGAGTCTTCTAATCAAGTGACTTGAAAATTTGTGCTTATATAAAAACTGGCTATATCCATTTGACAGGAGGTTAGTCATTTTAACTAACTTTACAAGCAGAAAATCCTTGTtttctactactactactactatacaaAATGGTTCAGAAAAAACAAGGAATTTGTTTCCCTCATTGTCAAGTCCCACTTAAATGAAAGTGACATCTTTACTATCTCTCATCTTTCTCATTTCTAAAACTACTGCTTTACAAAATTTCATGGGCAGAAGAATCTGCACAATGGTCCTACTCATAATCTCCTCAAGCGGGAGGTGAGATCAATGAACACATCCTCTTTGCAAGGTATTGTGAGACCGCCCATTGGATGATCAAATCCAAACTCTTCCTCAGCTTGAGCTAACAAGTCTTGAAATAAAGGCTGGCTCAGGTATGATATTGGCATGACGAATCGCTTCTTCTGGCTCTCTCCTACATATACTGCGCAATGTCCTTTCGGAACACCTCCAGTTGTTGAAGACCTCCTTAGGATTCGACTAGCCTGAATAAATGGAGTCACTTTGATACCCATAGTCTCAAGGAATATGATGTAACTGTAAATGATGAAGGAAAATAAAGAACAAGAACTTTGAGAATTGCACAAAAATGAAAGTTTTTTGAATGTCAGGATACTTGTGTTTTGCTGAAATGTTTGGGTCTGATTATATATAAGTTTATGACAAGTTTCATATCCAAAAGTTTAGTGGTTAAGAGAAATTGGTGACTACTGTTGAGAGAGAATGGCACATGAAGTTTCACATGGTTTTGCCTACGACTCTGTTATTGTCAAATAACTTAGACCATAAATTTTGTTGAACAACAACACTAGGCCCTACTGCTTCTTATGATTTGGAGCAGAAAAAGACGCCCTTAAAATAACATCCACAAGAATGGATAAATTTGATGATTTAGTCCAGGACCACCTGGTTTAGAGGTGAGTGACAAAGAATGCCAGATAGGAATAGCAACAGAAATACCACAAGAGAAAGAAAGATAACGTGACAAGAAATATCACATGCCATTGCCTTCTAACTCTTTGACAAGCACTAAGAAAAAAATGTCATATTTGTGGAATAACAACAAAATTCTCATAATCCAATTAAATGAACTTGTCTGCTATTTTCATCAATtcaataagaaagaaaaattatATGACTCATTCTTTTCTAGTCCCTTTCGATATGTCTGCGATTTATTTTTAAAGTTCTACTTTAGCTTAGCCCATTTGTTGTTATTCTGCACATAAAATGGAAGAAATACATTAATTTCTTTTCTTCAGTTGGAAAACTAGACAACCAGCCATATCCACAATTCATTAGGTCCCATATTCAACAGCAGCACATGATTCTGCCTTGCCTACCTAACTCAGGTTGACAACTTTAGCTACAATTCAAATTCATTCTCTAGCCTCAACTATAAATGAACTGCTTCCATGAGCCATTTTGATCATCAAACAGATAGCAATTACTCAAACCTTTTAAAAAGGAACCAACCTTTTTTATTTCCTATCTTCCAAAGAAATCAATATGGTCAGTGTTAAGAAATTGATAAAAATGGCAAGGAGATGGCAGAAGTTTGCAGCCAAGCAAAGGAAGAGGATTTCTTTGCCAAGATCAAGTTACAATGATGCAGAAAGCTGTAGCACATCATCTTCTATAGTTGGCAAAGGGCATTTTGTGGTGTATACAACTGATCAGAAGCGATTTGTAGTTCCGTTGGCTTATCTGCAACACGAGATAATCAGAGAGCTGTTGCACATGTCTGAAGAAGAGTTTGGACTTCCAAGTGATGGCCCTATCACTTTACCATGTGATGCCTTATTTTTGAATTACATCATATCACTCATCAGAAGAGGTGCAACTGTAGATCTTCAGAATGCTTTGCTTGTATCAGTTGCTTCCAGTCAATGCACATCAGCTTCATACCTTCAAGAACCAAGTCACCGGCAATTCTTAGTTTGTTGAGCTAACTTCAATAAGTTTTGTAATGGATACATGATACTCAATAAGTTTACAGAATGTTAACATCTAATTGTACATGAAAACTCCATATTCTTATCCAAACTGTTTTATTCTTTATAAATTGGGAAAATCTGATTGCATATCCGTTGTTCTCTAGTAGTCTTGCACCTAGAATATATAGCTTGTGGTTTTCACAATCACCGGGTAAGTTGATAAGCTCAATTCAAAGAACGTAATGTCAAAAGTTTCATCAAATCATTCTTTCCAgcaagaagaaataaaaaaaagactATTGACTTAATTGTAAAAGTATGCACCAGGGGCTTCCGCAAAAGATTAATTTCAACCAAGATGATTTAGTTTCCTTGTTGTTAATGTCGTCTTCTAAGTAAACTGTAAGCAATTTTTAACTTGCCATTTTCAATTTATAAACAATTACATGAACAATAGAAGTAGGTATTAAAGCCCAAGAAAAATTAGCAAATTTTGGACAGTGGAAAGGGCAGTTGATCCTTTCCTTTTGCACATAGGAAGACTTGATATCATAACTATTAAGTCAAAAGAAGATTAGAGGAGGTAGGAAGAAGTCTAATATTCAATGTGAAGGTCCCCTACCTACATGACAAGGCAGGCAGGCAGCACATGGTTCAGCAAACTTAATCtaaaacaacaacaactatgcctCAGTCTCAAACAAGTTGAGGTCGGCAATATGAATCCTCATTCTTTTCATTAAGCTCAACTCATATCATTATCTTTACCAAAGAAATAAATCAAAGTGCAAGTAAATTATGAGGATTCATCATGAATTGGCAAGT
This sequence is a window from Nicotiana tomentosiformis chromosome 5, ASM39032v3, whole genome shotgun sequence. Protein-coding genes within it:
- the LOC117274838 gene encoding auxin-responsive protein SAUR21-like; its protein translation is MGIKVTPFIQASRILRRSSTTGGVPKGHCAVYVGESQKKRFVMPISYLSQPLFQDLLAQAEEEFGFDHPMGGLTIPCKEDVFIDLTSRLRRL
- the LOC117274836 gene encoding auxin-responsive protein SAUR68-like, with protein sequence MARRWQKFAAKQRKRISLPRSSYNDAESCSTSSSIVGKGHFVVYTTDQKRFVVPLAYLQHEIIRELLHMSEEEFGLPSDGPITLPCDALFLNYIISLIRRGATVDLQNALLVSVASSQCTSASYLQEPSHRQFLVC